DNA from Acidobacteriota bacterium:
GGTCCGCTTCGATGTCATGCCCTTCGATCTCCTTCATGATCTTGTCGGCCCCACTGATTTGTTCATACTCGATGTAGGCCACGGGGTTGATGAAATGTTCGGTCTGGAGTAGACGGAAGCGATTCTCCCAGCGAAATCCGGTAAACAGGGTGCTGTCGTTGAAGGTCGTCTGCCCGTCGAGATAGATTTCAGTGGTCCACCAAGCGGTGGCCCCGTATTCGAACTCAATCCAGGGCGCGATGAAATCATTGCCGCCACGCTGGGTGCCGAAGGTCGAGAAATACTCCACCTCCAGGCTGCCGGGCTCTTCCAGGTAGTGATTGTAGGTCACGATATATGGACTCTCCTGGGCGGAAGCACGGAGACAGAAGAGAAGAGCCGCAAGCAGAATGAAGACCAAGAGAGGTAGGGCACGGCGTGCCGGCCGCGCGTGTCGGTCTGGCGTGAAGGTCTGGCATGCAGACATTAGCTAGTTTTCCTTGCAGAGCCCTGACCTGCACGCCCGCAATACGGGTGGGCGGATGGCCTTCTGGGGCTTGTTGTTTTGCCGAAGTCCCACGGTCCTTCACGAAAAAGGTGCAGCCGCAGGCCCCGAGAGTTATATCAATTACGATCATGTCGCAATTGCGGAGAAAAAAACTATGCGGTTGCAAATCGGTGGACTTGCCAACGATTTACTCGGGAAAGATCGATTTCGTCTACCGCCGCAGATGTGCTCAAAGTTCCGCCCATGAACCTCAACTCTCACCCTATCAGCCAACGCGCGACGGCATTGTAAAACTTTTGTAATCCGAGCTTGAAGGCCACGATGAGAGCGAACCGTCTCGACCAGCGAAAACAGCGCCGCCGACGCCAAATAGGCCGGACTCCGCGCCAGCGTCCGCGCCGCCGGCGCCCAGGCTTTTATGGCTGATTATTGGTACGGTGCGGCGGTCGAAGGTTGCGTTCGCCTTGGCCCGATAGCGGTGGCGGACGGAGGAAGTCCTCGGTCACCCAGAACTCATCGCCGGACTTGACCACCCCGATGCCGATCCGCGTAAGGCGGCGGTTCAGGATGTTGCCGCGGTGATTGGTCTGAAAGGGCGGTTCGGACATCATCATCTGCTGCACGGCGGCGAGGCTGGGCGCCATGGCTACGTTTTCGGCCACCATGCTCCAGGCGATGCCGGCGGCGCTCATGCGGGCGGCGGGGCTGCGCCCCTGCGCGTCGGTGTGACGCAAGCGGTGGTCGCGGGCCATTTCCTCCGCGTGCTGCAGGGCCACCCGCGCGACCGCCGGGTCCCATCGCAGCGGCGCCGCGCGGCCGCCGGTCTCGGTGCGATTTTGGGGATTCGCGCGCGCCGCGTTGATCAGACGCAGCAGCTCCATCGACCGGCGCGGGACCCCGCGTTGCGCCCGCTGGTCACGCGGTGCAGGGGACTGAGCCAGTCCGGCAAGTTGCAGCCACACGACGCTGCACGCGAGGAAACCTGCCAGGAGCCATCTGCAACTCTGATGCATGCTCATACCTTATGCTAGCGGAGGGAGTACACGAATGATCCCAGGTGCAGTGATTCTTCTGCTGTGGACCATCGCCATGCTGGCGGTTCACCTCAGAAGCCGGCAATTGGTGAAGCGGATGTGGGAGCCGGGCCAGAACCGGCTCGCCTGGCTCACCGTGAACAGCCTCGTACGCTTTGAGGGACTTTACTATATCGCTGCGGTGATCTACGCCGTCATGGAACGGCGGGCGGCGCTGTTCGTCCCCATCGCCGTGCTGGCGGTGATCCATTTTGCCGTGTGGGCCGCGGTCGAGCGGCGATCCGATTGGCCGGCGGCTACATCCGAGCGGAAGCAGTTGCTCGACCGCATTCAAATCTTCGACTGGGGCGAGTCGCTGGTGCTGGTCTACATCGCCTGGTGGCTCGTCGAAGCCCTGCACTGAGGACTCTAGCCAAGCAGGGCGCGGCGGAGGGCGGCGCCGCCTTCGCGGACCATGGCGGTGGAGCAACTGAAGGAGAAGCGGAGGGCGTCGGTGGAGGAGTGACCAAAGGCGTCGCCGGGCGTGCTGCCAATGCCTTGCTGGGCGAGGCGGCGCGAGAGGGCATCGGCATCGGCGACGCCGAGGCGGGCGTAGAGCGACGGGTCGAGCGAGACCCAGAGGAAGAAGGTGCCTTCCGGCGTAAAGGGTTGAACACCGGGGATGTCGCGCAGAGCGTCGAGGAGCAGATTGCGGCGTTGAAGATATTCGGCGCGCATGGCGGGAATGTGCTCCTGATTGCCGGTGACGGCGGCGAGGGCAGCGGCCTGACCGAGGCTATTGACGCCATTGATGGTGCAGCGCAGCAGCTTGGGAATACGGTCGTGCAGGAGGCGGGCGCGGGTGACGAGATAGCCGACGCGCAGACCGGCCATCGCATGGCTCTTGGAGAACGAGTAGATGCTGACGATGCGCTCCCAATCCGGGCCGGCGAGCGAGGCGATGGAATGATGGGTCGCGGGCGCGTAGACGACGTCTTCGTAAGCCTCGTCGGCGACGATCCAGAGATTGCGCTGGCGCGCCAGGTCGAGGATAGCTTGCAGGGTTTCGCGCGCGAGCACCGAGCCGGTGGGGTTGTGGGGCGTGTTGAGGAATATGGCCTTGGTGCGGGCCGTGAGGGCGCGGGCAATCGTTTCCGGGCGGTACTGAAAGCCATCCTCAGAGCGCAGCGGCACGCCTACGACGACGCCGCCGGCGAGGCGGACATTTTCGGCGACTTCGGTCCACATGGGATCAGGCAGGATCACCTCGTCACCGGGATCAAGCAAGGAGCCAAAAACGACGAAAAGGGCGTGCATGGCGCCGTTGGTGACGAAGATGTCGCTCTCCGTGGCGCCAGCAATGCCGTTTTTGCTCACGACCTTTTGGGCGAGCGCGCGGCGCAGGGCAGGCGTGCCGTTGTTGGGCACGTAATGGGTCTGGCCGGCAAGGCCCGCTTGGTGGACGGCTTCGAGCACGTGCGCGGGCGGAGTAAAGCTAGGATCGCCGGATTCGAAGCGGAAAACCTTCGCGCCGGCGGCTTGCGCCTGCATCAGTTGTTCGCGGATTTGAACGATTTTACCGAGCGAAATGGCGTCGAGTGGATGGGAATGCAGCGTAGCAACAGGCATGGAAACAGAAACTCTCCTTCTCCATGGTACGGCACGCCGGGCAATTCAGATGAGCCGATTGAAGAGCCGGAGGCGTGCGGTTGCCACTTGCTGGAGGCCGAGATACGAAATCGGCCACGTTGAAGTGACCCACGGCCACATGGTTTTTCTGTGCCTCTTCCAGCGCGCTGCGCAGCCCTGCCATGCCACTTGGCTCCTTCAGGTTTTGCTTCCTACATCAATTTTGCATCGCTGCGGGCAACTCAGGCGTCCAATGCCCCATGAGTTCCACCAACCCACGCGGGCTGCCCATCATTCTTTGGGTCGTGCAAGCGGTGCTGTGCGCGCTCTACCTGTACACCGGCTGGTCGAAGCTGGCGATGACGCCGGCGGTGCTGCACGGCGGCGGGTCACCGTTCTTCCCTTTTATCGGGCTGTGCGAGTTTCTGGGCGCGATCGGATTGATCCTGCCGAGCCTGTTGCGCATTGCGACACGGCTGACGCCGATCGCCGCCGCGGGGCTGGCGATCATCATGCTGGGCGCGATCCGTGCGCTGGCCCTGGGGGGACAGATGAGCCTGCTGTGGCTGCCGATTGCGGCGCTCATCGGTGACATTTTTGTAATCTACGGCCGCACCCGGCTGGCGCCCATAGACGGGAAGTAGGTGGGCGAACTACGGCAGGAGCACAATTTTGCCTCTGGCCTGCAGCACGCGGCTGTAGGCATGAAGGGCGTCCCGTAGAGGATAGGTTTCGGCCACAGGCGGAGGCGCGAGCGATCCGCTCTCAAACAACGGCGTCAGTTCGCGCAGAATGGGGGCGCCCTGGACGGCGCTGCGGGCCGCGGTGTCGAGGCCGAGGATCTGGTGACGGTTGCGGTAGAGCGCAAAAAGATCGAGAGTCGTTTCGCGCCCGCCGAAGCTCGCGCTGTAGACGACCATGCGCGCGCCTTTCGCCATGACGCTCAGGAACTCGGGAAATACCGAAGCCCCGATGCCGTTCAACACTGCGTCGACACCGCGACCGCCGGTCGCACTCGAGGCGCACGGCTAGCATAGCTTTATTGTGCGCGTGCGCGGAATTGCTGGATGCGGCGGCGGTCGCGCTTGCTGGGGCGACCCGCGGGCGCGGGGGCGCCGGCGTAGAGGGTGCGGCGTTCGGCGGCCACACGCTGGCGGGCTGCGCGGCTGGCGTCGGATTCGCGGTAGAGCTTCTGCGCCACCAGTGCGGGGCCGCGCACTTCGCTCAACTCCAGAATCTCGACTTCGAAATCGCCGCTGCCGTTGGTGACGCGCAGCCGCTCGCCACCATGCAGTTCACGCGCCGGTTTGGCGGGCTGGCCGGCGAGGGTGACGCGGCCGAGGTCGCAGGCCCGGGCGGCCAAGGCGCGGGTTTTGAAGAAGCGCGCAGCCCACAGCCATTTATCGAGGCGCATAACGTTAAGATTAACGGAATGGCAAAAGGCAAACGGCAAACCGGCGGATTTACGGCAGAAGAACGGGCCGCAATGCAGGAACGCGTGCACGAACTGAAGGGGACCGCAGAGACGGAGGGCGAAGGCGCAGTGCTCGCCAAAATCGCCGCCATGCCGGGACCCGACCGCAGCCTGGGACGGCGGCTGCACACCCTGATCATGAGCGCCGCGCCAGAGCTGACGCCGCGCCTCTGGTACGGCATGCCTGCTTACGCCAAAGGCGGCAAGGTGGTGTGCTTTTTTCAGGATGCGCACAAATTCAAGGCGCGCTACGCTACGCTCGGGTTCAGCGACAAAGCGAAGCTCGACGAGGGCGCGATGTGGCCCACGACATTCGCCATTGCTGAATTGACGGCGGCGGTGGAGGCGAAAGTGATGGCGCTGGTGCAGCGAGCGGTCCAAGCCGGTTCGTCTAGAAATCGGTGAGGCGACGGGGAGCAAGGGCGGCGCGGGAAGCGTTGAGGACCGCGAGCAGGTCGATGACCTCCTGCGCGATAGCGCCGGCGATGGGCGAGAGCAGGCCGACGGCGGCAAAGCCCATGCCCACCAGACTCAGGGCCATACCGCCGATGGCGCTTTGGAGCAGGATGCGGCGGGAGTGGCGGGCGATGTGCATCAGTTCATCCACAAGGCGCAGGGAGGCATCCATGATGACCGCGTCGGCGGCTTCGGCGGTGACATCGCTGCGGATGCCAAGGGCGATGCCGACGGTGACCGCCAGCAGGGCCGGCGCATCGTTGATGCCGTCACCGACAAAAATGGTTTTGGCCTCACGCACGGCATGGCGAACGAAGGCGAGCTTCTGCTCGGGACTCTGGCCGGCGTGCATCTCCTGGATGCCGACGCTATCGGCCAGATAGCGGACTTCCGCCTCGCGGTCGCCGGACAGCAGTACCACGCGGTCGATGCCGTGCCGGGCGCCGAGATGGCCGACAAAGGGGCGGCTTTCCGGACGCGGAGTGTCGCGGAAACGCAGGCAGCCGGCATAACGGCGATCGAGGAGCACCAGGCATTCCAGGCCCGCGGCGACCGGCGGCAGCTCGGGCGGCACAACCTCGAGCTTGCCGCGGCCGGTGATGAGCACCTCACGGCCATTGACACGGTCGCGCAATCCCTCGCCGGGTTTCTCGCTGACCTCTTCCACGGGCAGAAGCTGCAGGTCGTGCTGTTTCGCGGCAGCCAGAATGGGCGCGGCGAGCGGATGACGGCTGAAGCGTTCGAGACTGGCGGCGGCGGCCAAGACCTCGCTCTCGGTGAAACCCGACGCCGGCAATACTGACGTGAGCGTCGGCTTGCCATAGGTAAGGGTTCCGGTTTTGTCGAGAATGAGTGTCCGGCAGTCGCCCACCTGCTCGAACATATCCGGGCGGCGGACGACCACGCCGCGCCGGGCGGCGAGCGAGATGCCACCGATGAGCGCCACGGGAATGGCAATCAGCAGCGGACAGGGAGTGGCGACCACGACCACGGCGAGGAAGCGCTCACTGCCGCCGCCAGCCAGGGCAGCGACGATAGCCACCGCCATAGCCAGGGGCAGATACCAGGCGCCGAGCCGATCGCCAATCCGGCGCACGCGCGGCTGCGCCTGCTCGCTCATTTCCACGACCTTGACGATGCTGGCGTAGCGGGAATCGACAGCGAGGCGCGAGGTCTCGATGGTGAGCGCGGCTTCGCCGTTGATGGCGCCGGAGATCACGGTGGAACCGGGCGCTTTGGCAATCTGGTAAGGCTCGCCGGTGAGATAGGCTTCGTCCATGCTGCCCTGGCCCTCGATGACGACACCATCGACCGGGCAGGTTTCGTGAGGAAAGACGATGAGGTGATCGCCCACGGCGATCTCGCTCACGCTCACATCCTGGAGGTCGCCGTTGTGGAGCCGGTGTGCTTGCGTGGGGACGCGGCGCGCCAGTGCGTCGAGCACCGCCGTAGCGCGCCGGCTGGCCAGACGCTCGAGCAGAGCGCCTCCGGAGAGCAGAAGCACCACGATCACGGCCACCAGGAGTTCGCCGAGGATAACCGCGGTCACGATGGAAACGCCCGCCAGCAGATCGGAGCCGAACTCCCGCCGCCACAAATTGTGCGCCAGATCCGTGAGCAACGGGATAGCGCCGGCCAGCCCAATCCAGAGCGGAAGTTCGATGAAGCGGGATTGGGGAAAGCCGAAGCGGAGGATCAAGTGGACGACAATGGCAGCCAGAGCCAGAAGGGTAATCCAGCCTTCCTTGCCGAGATCCGGCCAGGCCGTGGTCTTTATATCCTCCATGCGATCAATCTTCGCACGAGGAAACGAGGCTCTTTTTCCCGGTTCTGCATCCATAGATTCGAGGGGAGGTGGGCACAGCCATGAAAACGGAAACGCAGGCACCAGCGCGTTCCGAGCGCATAGCGATCCGGAATATCCTCGTAATGACCGATTTCTCGCCACGCTCAGAAGCCGCGCTCAACTACGCGGCGGGCTGGGCGCGGAAGATGGGCGCCACCATCCACGTGGCGCATTTCATCCGCCCAGCCCTGTTCGCCGTCGCCTGGGATGCGTACGGTCCGCTGATGGAAAAAGTACGGGAAGACGGGCGCGCCGGCCTGGCGGCCATCGATGCCCGTCCGGATTTGCAGGATGTTCCTCACACCACCTACCTCGATCCCGTTGACATTCTGGATGGGCTGAAAGGGCTGATCGAGGCCCAACACATCGACCTCGTTGTCCTGGCCAGCGCTGCGCGCAAGGGTCTGGGCAAGGTGCTGCTAGGGTCAACTGCGGAAACCGTGTTCCGTTCCGTTCCCAACCCGGTTTTGATGCTCGGGCCAAGGGTCAGACTCCCGGAGAAAACCCCGGAAGTGCGCACCTTGCTGTTCGCCACCGATTTTGGGCCCGCGACGGCACGCGCGGCCATGTTCGCCTGTTCCCTGGCGCAGGAGCTGCAGGCGCGATTGTACCTGCTGCACGTGCTGCCGTTGCCAGGGGTAGAGAATGCGCCACGAAAAAGCGAGGTTGCAGTGGCGGAACGGCAACTGGGTGCCCTGGTCCCAGCGGGCGCGGCAAGCTGGTGTGAGCCGATGCCGCTGATCCTAGCGGGAGATCCGTCCGTAGAAATCGTGAAGGCCACGGATGCGACCCAGGCGGATTTGATCGTCGTCGGCACCCGCCGTCCGCCGCGGCTGCCCGCCTATACCGGCTGGGCGACGGCCTACCAGGTACTCCATGAATCGCCGTGCCCGGTGCTCACGGTACGCGAGTAAGCGTGGTACGCAGCCAGTCGCGCAGGATCGCTGCCTGCACGGGAGTGGGATGCGCGGCTGGCTGGAGGCGAATGGTGTACTGCAGGCGCGGGGCAAGCGTGAGCTGCGCTGTCCGGTTGGCGCCGCCGGCGTGGGTGAACTCGAGCGCGAGCATCGCGCCGGGTTGGTGGGTAGCGAGAAAGCCGCTCAGACTGCTGGAAGTCGCAGGCTCGCCAGCGACGGTCATCAGCACGTCACCTGGACGGAGGCCGGCACGCGCGGCCGGCGAGGAGGGTGCGACCGCGGCAATGCGCAATCCGCCGGAGGGATCGGAATCAGTTGCGAGGCCGATGGTTGCACCGGCCGCGGACTTGTCCGCCATGGTCACATCGATGCCGGCGTAGCCGAAGTATTTGCGGTAGTTCATGGGCGCCGTGGTCGAGGCATAGGAGAAGACCTCCGCAAGCGAATGGCCAGCGGCGGCTTCGCAGGCGGCGCGGAATTCAGCATCGGTGAAACCGCGCTGGTTGTGCAGGTAATAGGTGCGGTATAGGCTGCGCATTACGGCGTCAAGTGAGTGGGCATTGTGGCTGTCGTGCCGGATGGCGAGATCGAGCAGGGCGCCCAACATGGCGCCGTTGTCGTAGTAGGAAATCGTCGTGTTGCGATTGGAGCGGCCGCCATAAGCGCTGCTCCAGGTGGTCCAGCTCGATTCGGTGGCCGATTCGTAAGGCCGGCCGGGCTCCTTTTCAAAGCCATTGATTTCGTGCGTCAGCGTGGCCAGATACTCTTCAGGCGTGATCAGGCCCGCACGCACCAGCAGGAGATCTTCGTAATAGACGGTCAAGCCCTCGGAAACCCAGAGCATATGGGTGAGGTTTTCTGCTTCGTAGTCAAACGGCCCCAGCGCCAGCGGCCGAATTCGCTTGACGTTGAAGGTGTGGAAGTATTCGTGGGCGACGTAGCTGAGCCAGCGCTGGTAACCGGCCGGAGTAGTGAGCATGGAGCCGGGAAAGGAAATGGCAGCGGACGTGAGGTGCTCGATGCCACCATTGCCGTGACCGATCAGCAGGAAGGTGTAGCGCGGATAAGGGACGGTGCCCATCATCTGGGTTGCAGCTTCGACAATGCGCTGCAGATTGGAGGCGATCCGCGTCCGGCTGATACTGGCGGGGACGTCTTCCAGGGCGATGGTGTGCGGGCGGCCGCCGGCCACGAAATGGAGCAACTGCTCGTTGCCCAGCAGAATGGGGCTGTCAAATAGAAAATCGAAGTTGCGGGCGCGGAAGCTGCGGGGATGGCCGGTGACGGGCGCCAAGCCGGTGGCAATGGCGTGCCATGCGACTGGCGGCTGGAGGGTGACGGTAGCCGGATCGGCGAGCTGGCCTTTCACATAGACGAACAGGCCTGGCGAGGCGATGAAGGCGCCCTGCGCGCTGATGGAGTTGTCGGCTACAAACGGGCGCGCGGCGGCAACATCGTAGCGGACGACAACCTCGGGGGCACCCTCCGTCACAACGCGCCAGGTATGCGGCGTGGTCTGCGCCCAGCCGAGGCTGTGACCCTGGTCATCCTGAGCCTGAAAGTGCGTGACGAAGCGCGCGTAGTTCATCAGTTCGTAATAGCCCGGCATCCAGACGGGCATTTCGAAGTCGGCAACCGCGGCGTGCAAACCGCGGCAGCGCAGCGTGACCTGAAATTGCTTCTGTGCCGGTTGCGGCGTGACCGTGAAGGCAAACTGCGGCGTCTGCGCAAAAGCACCGGCGGCCGCCAGGGCCACCATCGTCACCATACGCACTGTCGCGCGCGGTCTCATGCGCCTCCGGTCAGCATCTTGAGGTAGCGGTAGTAGAACTCGACCCCCTTGTTGAACGCCGGAATGGGCAGGTCTTCGTTGCGGCCGTGGGCGCGATCATTATCTTCGTCGAGTTGAATGCCACACAGGCCGTAGGTAGGCATGCCGGCAGCCACGGTGCGCTTGCCGTCGGTAGCGTAGGACTCCATGACCGGGACCACGGGGATGTTGTTCCACATGGCGGCGGTGAGCTGCTCGAGCGGGCGCATGATTTCCGGATCGAGCTGCACGGGAGGGTTCGATACGGCGGTGGGCGCCTGGTTCTGGAGACTGCCGTTGCTGTTGACGTAGCGGATCGTAACGCTGGGATCGGCAACCAGGCGAATGAGCGTTTGCTGGACCTGGCGCGCGGAGGTGCCGGGAAGGATGCGGCAGTTGACGGTGGCTTCGGCGTTTTGCGGCAAGGCGTTATTGGCATCGCCGGCGTTGAGGCGGGTGGCTACGCAGGTGGTGTGCAGCACGGCGTTCAGTTCGGGAATCTGTTCGAGATCATGGATCGCTGCGGCCGGAGGGTGCTTGGCCAGCATGGCCTTCTCATCGCGGGCACGTTGGCCCTGATCCAGTTTGGAGCGCGCGGCAAAGTAGCCCCGCGTCACCGCATTCAACTCCACCGGAAACTGGTAGTGCTGCAAGCGCCCGAGAGCGCGCGCCAGGTCATAAATGATGTTGTGGCCGGTGGGCAGCGAGCTGTGGCCGCCGGGACTGGTGAGCGACAACTCAAAGTCGGCGTAAAGTTTTTCGGCAGCTTCCACGTTCATGAACACCGGCTTGCCGTGGAAAGCATCCACGCCGCCGGCATCGGCGTTGAGCACAAAGGCGGCCTGGATCAGGGGGCGCTGGTGCTGCAACAGGTAATCGACGCCATTGTCGCCGCCGCCTTCTTCGGCTGCCGTCAGCGCGAGGATGATATCGCGATTGGGGTGGTAACCCTGCCGCTTCATGGCAATCAGCGAGGCGGCGAAGATGGCATCGCCATCTTTCATATCCTGCACGCCGCGGCCGTAATAGGTGTTGTTCCGGACGGTGAAATGGAAGGGGTCGGTACCCCAATCCTGAGGCCGCGCCTGCACTACATCCAAGTGCCCAATGAGCAAGATCGGCGGCTTGACGCCCGTGCCCCGCAGGCGCACGACGAGATTCATCTTGTTGGGATTGGCGCCCACCAGATGTATGTCTGCAGGCGGAAAACCTGCGGCCAGAAAGCGCTGCTGCATGACGCGCGCCGCGGCAGTGGTGCCGTGGGCATCGGTGGTATTGATATTGACCAACTGCTGCAGCATCGCGCGCGCCAGCGGCGCCGGCGCCTGCGCCGCCGCGGCGGCAACGGCAAACAGTGCGGTTAGGAGCAGGCAGAGGGAGGGTTTCGGGCGCGGCATGGCGCGAGAATACCACGTTTGGTGGTATTCCCAAGTTGAAACTGGGGGCCGAAGTTTTCTGCGCGGAAGGACAGTGTCACGGGTGGCTCGCCACTTTTTGCCCTGGTCGCTCCCGTTGGTCGCTCGGAGTGCGGGTTTCGATTTCCGGCAGGGTCCGCCCGCTGGCGCTCAGGGCTCCTCCAAGCTGCCGCCAACGGAGGCGGCATCTAGCGATATATCCTCGCTTGGGGTTTTGTAAAGAGAGCGAGGACGCCGTTCACTCTATCCCGCCAGGGCAGGTGCGAAGCGCTTTGCGCCTGCCCTTTCCTCCCTTTTATTTAATGGCAATAACTTCGCGAAGATTGTCGCGCGCGAGGAAGAACTTGACAGAGCGGTAGCCGTGGAAAAGATTCTCCACGTGGCGGTTGTTGAAGATGCGCTGCAGGCGATGCGGCGCGCCCGGACGTAATTCAAGCGTATCGCTGCTGTGGATGTGGTAGCGCAGGAAGGGGGAGTCGGCGCCTGTGTCGCGCGTGTGGAAGTAAGCGAGGACGGTGCCGCCGGGCCGGAGGATGGTGGTCAAGCGCTGCAGCAGGGGCTTGACGAGCGGCTCGGGCATGTAGTCGACTAAGTCCCATAGCAGCACGGCATCGAAATGCTCGGCAGCGAATTGCAGATTTTCGAGCAGCCAGTGAGCGGCGTCGAACACCGTTCCCGTCTCGGTTGCCACCTGATAGCGCGGTTCGGCAGAGTCGAGCAGCAAATCGTCGCTGTAGACGTTGTGGTCGTGTTCGGTGAAATAGGTGAGATTGGCGCT
Protein-coding regions in this window:
- a CDS encoding methyltransferase domain-containing protein, producing the protein MLEKVRSLFQFDAVGFVTPRPPAPSQVAAHTAAVQGALRHSNGLREFLNGWDKAQGRRVLDLGCTSSANLTYFTEHDHNVYSDDLLLDSAEPRYQVATETGTVFDAAHWLLENLQFAAEHFDAVLLWDLVDYMPEPLVKPLLQRLTTILRPGGTVLAYFHTRDTGADSPFLRYHIHSSDTLELRPGAPHRLQRIFNNRHVENLFHGYRSVKFFLARDNLREVIAIK
- a CDS encoding M20/M25/M40 family metallo-hydrolase, with the protein product MPRPKPSLCLLLTALFAVAAAAAQAPAPLARAMLQQLVNINTTDAHGTTAAARVMQQRFLAAGFPPADIHLVGANPNKMNLVVRLRGTGVKPPILLIGHLDVVQARPQDWGTDPFHFTVRNNTYYGRGVQDMKDGDAIFAASLIAMKRQGYHPNRDIILALTAAEEGGGDNGVDYLLQHQRPLIQAAFVLNADAGGVDAFHGKPVFMNVEAAEKLYADFELSLTSPGGHSSLPTGHNIIYDLARALGRLQHYQFPVELNAVTRGYFAARSKLDQGQRARDEKAMLAKHPPAAAIHDLEQIPELNAVLHTTCVATRLNAGDANNALPQNAEATVNCRILPGTSARQVQQTLIRLVADPSVTIRYVNSNGSLQNQAPTAVSNPPVQLDPEIMRPLEQLTAAMWNNIPVVPVMESYATDGKRTVAAGMPTYGLCGIQLDEDNDRAHGRNEDLPIPAFNKGVEFYYRYLKMLTGGA
- a CDS encoding pyridoxal phosphate-dependent aminotransferase; protein product: MPVATLHSHPLDAISLGKIVQIREQLMQAQAAGAKVFRFESGDPSFTPPAHVLEAVHQAGLAGQTHYVPNNGTPALRRALAQKVVSKNGIAGATESDIFVTNGAMHALFVVFGSLLDPGDEVILPDPMWTEVAENVRLAGGVVVGVPLRSEDGFQYRPETIARALTARTKAIFLNTPHNPTGSVLARETLQAILDLARQRNLWIVADEAYEDVVYAPATHHSIASLAGPDWERIVSIYSFSKSHAMAGLRVGYLVTRARLLHDRIPKLLRCTINGVNSLGQAAALAAVTGNQEHIPAMRAEYLQRRNLLLDALRDIPGVQPFTPEGTFFLWVSLDPSLYARLGVADADALSRRLAQQGIGSTPGDAFGHSSTDALRFSFSCSTAMVREGGAALRRALLG
- a CDS encoding M61 family peptidase, yielding MRPRATVRMVTMVALAAAGAFAQTPQFAFTVTPQPAQKQFQVTLRCRGLHAAVADFEMPVWMPGYYELMNYARFVTHFQAQDDQGHSLGWAQTTPHTWRVVTEGAPEVVVRYDVAAARPFVADNSISAQGAFIASPGLFVYVKGQLADPATVTLQPPVAWHAIATGLAPVTGHPRSFRARNFDFLFDSPILLGNEQLLHFVAGGRPHTIALEDVPASISRTRIASNLQRIVEAATQMMGTVPYPRYTFLLIGHGNGGIEHLTSAAISFPGSMLTTPAGYQRWLSYVAHEYFHTFNVKRIRPLALGPFDYEAENLTHMLWVSEGLTVYYEDLLLVRAGLITPEEYLATLTHEINGFEKEPGRPYESATESSWTTWSSAYGGRSNRNTTISYYDNGAMLGALLDLAIRHDSHNAHSLDAVMRSLYRTYYLHNQRGFTDAEFRAACEAAAGHSLAEVFSYASTTAPMNYRKYFGYAGIDVTMADKSAAGATIGLATDSDPSGGLRIAAVAPSSPAARAGLRPGDVLMTVAGEPATSSSLSGFLATHQPGAMLALEFTHAGGANRTAQLTLAPRLQYTIRLQPAAHPTPVQAAILRDWLRTTLTRVP
- the cadA gene encoding cadmium-translocating P-type ATPase — encoded protein: MEDIKTTAWPDLGKEGWITLLALAAIVVHLILRFGFPQSRFIELPLWIGLAGAIPLLTDLAHNLWRREFGSDLLAGVSIVTAVILGELLVAVIVVLLLSGGALLERLASRRATAVLDALARRVPTQAHRLHNGDLQDVSVSEIAVGDHLIVFPHETCPVDGVVIEGQGSMDEAYLTGEPYQIAKAPGSTVISGAINGEAALTIETSRLAVDSRYASIVKVVEMSEQAQPRVRRIGDRLGAWYLPLAMAVAIVAALAGGGSERFLAVVVVATPCPLLIAIPVALIGGISLAARRGVVVRRPDMFEQVGDCRTLILDKTGTLTYGKPTLTSVLPASGFTESEVLAAAASLERFSRHPLAAPILAAAKQHDLQLLPVEEVSEKPGEGLRDRVNGREVLITGRGKLEVVPPELPPVAAGLECLVLLDRRYAGCLRFRDTPRPESRPFVGHLGARHGIDRVVLLSGDREAEVRYLADSVGIQEMHAGQSPEQKLAFVRHAVREAKTIFVGDGINDAPALLAVTVGIALGIRSDVTAEAADAVIMDASLRLVDELMHIARHSRRILLQSAIGGMALSLVGMGFAAVGLLSPIAGAIAQEVIDLLAVLNASRAALAPRRLTDF
- a CDS encoding zinc-binding alcohol dehydrogenase family protein, with the protein product MLNGIGASVFPEFLSVMAKGARMVVYSASFGGRETTLDLFALYRNRHQILGLDTAARSAVQGAPILRELTPLFESGSLAPPPVAETYPLRDALHAYSRVLQARGKIVLLP
- a CDS encoding universal stress protein, translating into MKTETQAPARSERIAIRNILVMTDFSPRSEAALNYAAGWARKMGATIHVAHFIRPALFAVAWDAYGPLMEKVREDGRAGLAAIDARPDLQDVPHTTYLDPVDILDGLKGLIEAQHIDLVVLASAARKGLGKVLLGSTAETVFRSVPNPVLMLGPRVRLPEKTPEVRTLLFATDFGPATARAAMFACSLAQELQARLYLLHVLPLPGVENAPRKSEVAVAERQLGALVPAGAASWCEPMPLILAGDPSVEIVKATDATQADLIVVGTRRPPRLPAYTGWATAYQVLHESPCPVLTVRE
- a CDS encoding DoxX family protein, with translation MSSTNPRGLPIILWVVQAVLCALYLYTGWSKLAMTPAVLHGGGSPFFPFIGLCEFLGAIGLILPSLLRIATRLTPIAAAGLAIIMLGAIRALALGGQMSLLWLPIAALIGDIFVIYGRTRLAPIDGK
- a CDS encoding DUF1801 domain-containing protein, with amino-acid sequence MAKGKRQTGGFTAEERAAMQERVHELKGTAETEGEGAVLAKIAAMPGPDRSLGRRLHTLIMSAAPELTPRLWYGMPAYAKGGKVVCFFQDAHKFKARYATLGFSDKAKLDEGAMWPTTFAIAELTAAVEAKVMALVQRAVQAGSSRNR
- a CDS encoding CAP domain-containing protein translates to MSMHQSCRWLLAGFLACSVVWLQLAGLAQSPAPRDQRAQRGVPRRSMELLRLINAARANPQNRTETGGRAAPLRWDPAVARVALQHAEEMARDHRLRHTDAQGRSPAARMSAAGIAWSMVAENVAMAPSLAAVQQMMMSEPPFQTNHRGNILNRRLTRIGIGVVKSGDEFWVTEDFLRPPPLSGQGERNLRPPHRTNNQP
- a CDS encoding RNA-binding S4 domain-containing protein; translated protein: MRLDKWLWAARFFKTRALAARACDLGRVTLAGQPAKPARELHGGERLRVTNGSGDFEVEILELSEVRGPALVAQKLYRESDASRAARQRVAAERRTLYAGAPAPAGRPSKRDRRRIQQFRARAQ